Proteins encoded by one window of Nocardioides euryhalodurans:
- a CDS encoding potassium channel family protein: MPRRLSVTLTSVLRLALATAVVSSSVVLVGGAMVWRLEGDRHGTTFESLGDGIWWAMTTMTTVGYGDHVPETTSGRVVAGMIMIMGVAVLGAVAAVVALIFASAVARREERLLEAEGRTLEARLEVRLDTLDARLARIEEHLQGRAPRE; the protein is encoded by the coding sequence ATGCCCCGTCGACTGTCAGTGACCCTCACCTCCGTCCTGCGCCTCGCCCTGGCGACCGCCGTGGTGTCGAGCTCGGTCGTCCTCGTGGGTGGCGCGATGGTGTGGCGCCTGGAGGGTGACCGGCACGGGACCACGTTCGAGTCCTTGGGCGACGGCATCTGGTGGGCCATGACCACCATGACGACCGTGGGCTACGGCGACCACGTGCCCGAGACCACCTCCGGGCGGGTCGTCGCCGGCATGATCATGATCATGGGCGTCGCCGTCCTCGGCGCGGTGGCGGCGGTCGTGGCCCTGATCTTCGCCTCCGCGGTCGCACGCCGCGAGGAACGCCTCCTCGAGGCAGAGGGGAGGACGCTCGAAGCGCGCCTCGAAGTGCGGCTGGACACCCTCGACGCGCGCCTGGCGCGGATCGAGGAGCACCTGCAGGGCCGAGCGCCCCGGGAGTGA
- the nhaA gene encoding Na+/H+ antiporter NhaA, with product MATSDTSAADVHDDFDARPRGPRHAFIRTEAGSAGLLVVVAVLALLWANSPWSQAYVDLWHSELSVTLAGHGISMDLHHWVNDGLMVVFFFVVGLEVRREFSVGELTERSRLTVPLVAGIGGMLVPTILYLALNPSGEAAAGWGIVIGTDTAFLLGMLALVGPAVSTQLRIFLLTLTVIDDIVAVSVIGIVYSDGISLPSLAVAGACLVLLAVMGRVGIWRASPYVAVVVVLWVATLESGLHASIAGMVSGLLVPALDPERRLVESAADQFRAFRQSPLPNLQRSARQQLNRAISVNERLQEVLHGWTSYVVVPVFALANAGVDLRGGLLGDALRSPVTWGVVVGLVLGKLLGIGAGALVASRRGWGSLPQGVGPGHVWAGAALSGIGFTVSLLIAGLAFEDDQLRDQATVGVLLAALLAGVVGWVLFRVAARMGEGDAALPTVLSEAVDLEVDHVKGDPAAELTLVEYLDYECPFCARATGSAEEVRAHFGDRLRYVVRHLPLSVHPHAELAGVAAEAAARQGRFWEMHDLLFSRQDRLTWDDLIGHATELDLDVERFAADLADERLLERLWRDVESAAASGVRGTPTFFVGERRHIGPFDARSLIEALEASLDPRVNTPD from the coding sequence GTGGCCACGAGCGACACCTCGGCAGCCGACGTCCACGACGACTTCGACGCCCGTCCGCGCGGCCCGCGCCACGCCTTCATCCGGACCGAGGCCGGCAGCGCCGGGCTCCTCGTCGTCGTCGCGGTGCTCGCGCTGCTGTGGGCCAACTCCCCGTGGTCGCAGGCGTACGTCGACCTGTGGCACTCCGAGCTCTCGGTCACGCTGGCCGGCCACGGCATCTCCATGGACCTCCACCACTGGGTCAACGACGGGCTGATGGTGGTGTTCTTCTTCGTCGTCGGGCTCGAGGTGCGGCGGGAGTTCTCGGTCGGCGAGCTCACCGAGCGCAGCCGGCTGACCGTCCCCCTGGTCGCGGGCATCGGCGGGATGCTCGTCCCCACGATCCTCTACCTGGCCCTCAACCCCAGCGGGGAGGCCGCCGCCGGCTGGGGCATCGTCATCGGCACCGACACCGCCTTCCTGCTGGGCATGCTCGCGCTCGTCGGGCCCGCGGTATCGACGCAGCTGCGAATCTTCCTGCTCACGCTCACCGTCATCGACGACATCGTGGCCGTCTCGGTCATCGGCATCGTCTACTCCGACGGCATCTCGCTGCCGTCCCTCGCGGTCGCCGGTGCGTGCCTGGTCCTGCTGGCGGTGATGGGCAGGGTGGGCATCTGGCGCGCCTCCCCGTACGTCGCGGTCGTGGTCGTGCTGTGGGTCGCGACCCTCGAGTCGGGGCTGCACGCCTCGATCGCCGGCATGGTGTCCGGCCTGCTGGTGCCGGCGCTCGACCCCGAGCGCCGCCTGGTGGAGTCGGCGGCCGACCAGTTCCGCGCCTTCCGGCAGTCCCCGCTGCCGAACCTGCAGCGCTCGGCCCGCCAGCAGCTCAACCGTGCGATCTCGGTCAACGAGCGGCTGCAGGAGGTCCTCCACGGATGGACGAGCTACGTCGTGGTCCCGGTGTTCGCGCTGGCCAACGCCGGGGTCGACCTGCGGGGCGGGCTGCTGGGCGACGCGCTGCGGTCGCCGGTGACGTGGGGCGTCGTGGTCGGGCTCGTCCTCGGCAAGCTCCTCGGCATCGGGGCCGGGGCGCTCGTCGCCTCGCGCCGCGGCTGGGGCAGCCTGCCCCAGGGCGTCGGCCCCGGTCACGTGTGGGCCGGTGCGGCCCTGTCCGGCATCGGGTTCACCGTCTCGTTGCTCATCGCGGGCCTGGCGTTCGAGGACGATCAGCTGCGCGACCAGGCGACCGTCGGCGTGCTGCTGGCCGCGCTCCTCGCCGGTGTCGTCGGGTGGGTGCTCTTCCGTGTGGCGGCGCGGATGGGCGAGGGGGACGCCGCCCTGCCGACGGTGCTGAGCGAGGCCGTCGACCTCGAGGTCGACCACGTGAAGGGGGACCCCGCCGCCGAGCTGACCCTGGTCGAGTACCTCGACTACGAATGTCCCTTCTGCGCCCGCGCGACGGGCTCGGCCGAGGAGGTCCGCGCCCACTTCGGGGACCGGCTGCGCTACGTGGTGCGGCACCTGCCGCTCTCGGTCCATCCCCACGCCGAGCTGGCCGGGGTCGCCGCGGAGGCCGCCGCCCGGCAGGGCCGCTTCTGGGAGATGCACGACCTGCTCTTCTCCCGGCAGGACCGGCTGACCTGGGACGACCTGATCGGGCACGCCACGGAGCTCGACCTCGACGTGGAGCGCTTCGCCGCGGACCTCGCCGACGAGCGGCTGCTGGAACGGTTGTGGCGCGACGTGGAGAGCGCCGCGGCCAGCGGGGTGCGTGGCACGCCGACGTTCTTCGTGGGGGAGCGCCGCCACATCGGCCCCTTCGACGCGCGCAGCCTGATCGAGGCGCTCGAGGCATCCCTCGACCCGAGGGTGAACACACCCGACTAG